The Sulfitobacter sp. SK011 genome has a window encoding:
- the zapE gene encoding cell division protein ZapE — protein MTSLRETYDRLIDEGKLQSDPAQEALIPEFDRIRDAMSQPMKKGLFRKAPEPPKGLYLWGGVGRGKSMLMDLFVEHLPDIPSRRVHFHAFMQEIHAAMHEARKTGVNDAIAPVAADVAASVRLLAFDEMQISDITDAMIVGRLFQALFAAGVVVVTTSNRLPDELYKHGLNRSLFIPFIEMIKEKMVVREMVSPTDYRQNRLSGTQVYFTPVNADSRAAMNAVWDDLAGGPGTPLTLRVKGRDVVIPAFHNGMARAQFHDLCGTALGPADYLALAEAVRVLLLDDIPTLSRSNFNEAKRFVTLIDALYEARVRLICSAAAKPEMLYVEGEGTFEFERTASRLREMQADGWGD, from the coding sequence ATGACCAGCCTTCGTGAAACCTATGACCGCCTGATTGACGAGGGCAAACTGCAATCTGATCCAGCGCAAGAAGCGCTGATACCAGAGTTTGATCGCATTCGCGACGCCATGTCCCAACCGATGAAAAAGGGCCTGTTTCGCAAAGCGCCGGAGCCGCCCAAGGGGCTGTACCTATGGGGCGGTGTGGGCCGTGGTAAATCCATGTTGATGGATTTGTTTGTTGAACACTTGCCCGACATTCCATCGCGCCGGGTGCATTTTCACGCTTTCATGCAGGAAATTCATGCCGCGATGCACGAGGCGCGCAAAACCGGCGTCAACGATGCGATTGCCCCCGTCGCTGCAGATGTCGCTGCCTCGGTGAGGCTCTTGGCATTCGACGAGATGCAAATCAGTGATATCACCGATGCAATGATTGTGGGTCGGTTGTTTCAGGCCCTGTTCGCTGCGGGTGTCGTTGTGGTGACGACCTCAAACCGATTGCCGGATGAGCTTTATAAACATGGTTTGAACAGAAGCCTTTTCATTCCGTTTATCGAAATGATCAAAGAAAAAATGGTTGTGCGTGAAATGGTCAGCCCAACCGATTACCGTCAGAACCGCCTGTCAGGGACCCAAGTGTATTTTACCCCGGTCAACGCCGACAGCCGCGCCGCGATGAATGCGGTTTGGGACGATTTGGCCGGTGGCCCCGGCACACCGCTAACGCTGCGTGTCAAAGGCCGCGACGTGGTGATCCCGGCGTTTCACAACGGAATGGCGCGCGCGCAATTTCATGACCTGTGTGGTACTGCCCTTGGCCCGGCCGATTATCTCGCCCTGGCTGAGGCCGTTCGGGTTTTGCTGCTTGACGATATTCCCACGCTCAGCCGATCAAATTTCAATGAAGCGAAGAGGTTTGTGACTTTGATCGATGCACTTTATGAGGCACGCGTGCGTCTCATTTGCTCGGCAGCCGCAAAACCCGAAATGCTGTATGTCGAAGGCGAAGGCACGTTTGAATTTGAACGCACCGCGTCGCGGCTGCGTGAAATGCAGGCGGATGGCTGGGGCGACTAG
- a CDS encoding ornithine cyclodeaminase family protein, whose protein sequence is MNDIPFIPFDAGEAVLDWIGLTDALSAGHALPRAEIGDTFLYRGKDTLLSRAAWIDGLGIAVKSATIFPDNPAHGTPMINGGLNLYADADGTLEAIVDFHLVTKWKTAGDSLLAARRLARPDSRDILIVGAGNQGRALHAAYSAAFPAANFTVWNRTRANADAMAAELPGLRIADDLETAVRSADVITSATMSTEPLIKGAWLKPGQHLDLIGAYRPDMREVDDDALLRARVFVDSYDTTVGHIGEIKIPIEAGVITKDTLVADYYDLDQFKRTSNDEITLFKNGGGAHLDLMTSRYILDRWKARG, encoded by the coding sequence ATGAACGATATCCCCTTCATCCCCTTTGACGCTGGCGAAGCGGTGCTGGACTGGATCGGACTGACCGATGCGCTGTCGGCGGGTCACGCCCTGCCCCGTGCTGAGATTGGCGATACCTTTTTGTACCGCGGCAAGGATACATTGCTGAGCCGGGCAGCGTGGATCGATGGCTTGGGAATCGCCGTGAAATCAGCCACTATTTTTCCCGACAATCCCGCCCATGGCACACCGATGATCAATGGCGGTTTGAACCTCTATGCAGATGCTGATGGCACGCTGGAGGCGATTGTCGATTTTCACCTTGTGACCAAATGGAAAACTGCCGGTGACAGCCTGCTTGCGGCCCGCCGCCTTGCACGGCCAGACAGTCGGGATATCCTGATCGTTGGTGCTGGGAACCAAGGGCGCGCATTGCATGCGGCCTATTCAGCCGCGTTTCCGGCTGCCAATTTCACCGTCTGGAACCGTACCCGCGCCAATGCCGATGCGATGGCCGCCGAATTGCCGGGTCTACGTATAGCCGATGACCTTGAGACCGCCGTTCGGTCCGCTGACGTGATTACCAGCGCTACGATGTCAACCGAGCCACTCATCAAGGGTGCGTGGCTAAAGCCGGGTCAGCACCTTGATCTGATTGGTGCGTATCGCCCCGACATGCGCGAGGTGGACGATGACGCGTTGTTGAGAGCTCGCGTGTTTGTGGACAGCTATGACACGACCGTTGGCCATATCGGGGAGATTAAGATCCCCATTGAGGCTGGTGTCATCACCAAAGACACGCTGGTTGCGGATTACTATGATCTTGATCAGTTCAAGCGCACCTCAAACGACGAGATCACCCTCTTCAAAAATGGCGGTGGCGCGCATCTGGACCTGATGACAAGCCGCTACATCCTTGATCGTTGGAAAGCGCGCGGCTGA
- a CDS encoding HAD family phosphatase has translation MVPQAVVFDIGNVLIEWQPERFYDKAIGPEKRREMFAAVDLHAMNDRVDLGENIREVVYEAAEQYPEWRAEIRMWNDCWADMATPAIDHSVRLMKALRARGVPVFSLTNFGIETYDLAATHYPFLRDFDRDFISGHMRMIKPNPLIYKTLEESSGIAPEALLFTDDRADNIAGAAARGWQTHLFDGPAGWANRLVDAGLLTQEQAT, from the coding sequence ATGGTGCCTCAAGCTGTCGTTTTCGACATTGGTAACGTCCTGATCGAATGGCAACCGGAGCGTTTCTATGACAAGGCCATTGGCCCTGAAAAAAGGCGCGAAATGTTTGCCGCGGTTGATCTGCACGCGATGAACGACCGTGTCGATTTGGGCGAGAACATTCGCGAAGTTGTCTATGAAGCTGCCGAGCAATATCCGGAATGGCGCGCCGAAATCCGGATGTGGAACGATTGCTGGGCCGACATGGCCACCCCGGCCATTGATCATTCTGTGCGGTTGATGAAAGCGCTTCGGGCGCGCGGCGTGCCGGTTTTTTCGCTGACCAATTTTGGCATTGAAACCTATGATCTCGCGGCCACGCACTATCCCTTTCTGCGCGACTTTGACCGTGACTTCATCTCAGGACATATGCGCATGATCAAACCCAATCCTCTGATATACAAGACCTTGGAAGAGAGCAGCGGCATTGCGCCCGAGGCCCTACTTTTCACCGATGACCGGGCCGACAACATTGCCGGGGCAGCGGCACGCGGCTGGCAAACTCATTTGTTTGACGGGCCCGCGGGATGGGCGAACAGGCTGGTCGACGCGGGCCTGTTGACCCAGGAGCAGGCGACATGA
- a CDS encoding YaiI/YqxD family protein, whose protein sequence is MTALYIDADACPVKGEAERVATRHKIRMFVVSNGGLRPSQNPYVEMVIVPDGPDVADIWIAERCGPGDVVVTGDIPLAARCVEAGARVLKHNGEALTEANIGNVLATRDLMTDLRAADPFRQGGGKGFTKADRSRFLEALERELRAAARVSISPKS, encoded by the coding sequence ATGACCGCACTTTATATTGATGCCGATGCCTGCCCAGTTAAGGGTGAAGCCGAACGCGTGGCGACCCGCCATAAAATTCGAATGTTCGTGGTGTCCAACGGCGGGCTGCGGCCCTCGCAAAATCCGTATGTGGAGATGGTGATTGTACCGGATGGGCCGGATGTTGCAGATATCTGGATTGCTGAGCGGTGCGGCCCCGGCGATGTGGTTGTGACGGGGGACATCCCGCTTGCCGCACGCTGTGTTGAGGCTGGCGCACGGGTGTTGAAACACAATGGTGAGGCGCTGACGGAGGCGAATATTGGCAATGTGCTGGCAACACGTGATCTGATGACTGATCTGCGTGCCGCTGATCCGTTTCGCCAGGGAGGGGGTAAGGGATTTACCAAGGCTGACCGCTCGCGCTTTCTGGAAGCGCTGGAGCGTGAGTTACGCGCTGCCGCACGTGTGAGCATTTCCCCCAAAAGTTAA
- the fghA gene encoding S-formylglutathione hydrolase: MKTLSENACFGGTQGVYSHASAACNCEMTFAVFLPEEAKDGPVPVLWYLSGLTCTHENAMTKAGAQAWAAEHGIALVFPDTSPRGEDVADDEAYDLGKGAGFYVNATQDPWAPHFQMRDYIADELPGLLAENFAVDMTRQAITGHSMGGHGALVLAMTLPGRFLSVSAFAPIANPSKSDWGRKQLGAYLGSNEKDWGKNDATVLMQEKGFDGPILIDQGAQDQFLDLLKPEALAAAIALRRQQAIFRMQPGYDHSYFFVSTFMEDHIAFHADALYAG; encoded by the coding sequence ATGAAAACGCTCTCTGAAAATGCATGCTTTGGCGGAACCCAAGGCGTTTATTCACATGCCTCAGCAGCCTGCAACTGCGAAATGACATTTGCTGTTTTCCTGCCGGAAGAGGCCAAGGACGGGCCCGTTCCGGTGCTCTGGTATCTCTCTGGCCTGACATGCACGCATGAAAACGCGATGACCAAGGCGGGTGCACAGGCTTGGGCGGCTGAACACGGGATTGCACTGGTATTCCCGGATACATCGCCGCGCGGCGAAGACGTTGCTGACGACGAGGCCTATGATCTGGGCAAAGGTGCCGGGTTTTACGTGAACGCAACCCAAGATCCCTGGGCACCTCATTTTCAAATGCGGGATTACATTGCTGACGAATTGCCAGGCCTGCTGGCCGAAAATTTCGCGGTCGATATGACGAGGCAGGCCATTACCGGTCATTCGATGGGCGGCCATGGCGCGCTGGTATTGGCGATGACCCTGCCCGGGCGATTCCTGTCTGTCTCAGCCTTCGCGCCGATCGCAAACCCAAGCAAGAGCGATTGGGGTCGCAAACAGCTGGGTGCATATCTGGGCAGCAATGAAAAAGACTGGGGCAAGAATGATGCGACCGTCCTGATGCAGGAAAAAGGGTTCGACGGCCCCATCCTGATCGATCAGGGCGCGCAGGACCAGTTTCTTGACCTGTTAAAACCAGAAGCCTTGGCCGCTGCCATTGCTCTGCGTCGTCAGCAGGCGATTTTTCGGATGCAACCAGGCTATGACCACAGCTATTTCTTTGTGTCCACCTTTATGGAAGATCACATCGCGTTCCATGCCGATGCGCTTTATGCAGGTTGA
- a CDS encoding AEC family transporter gives MLAIFLKTLPFFALIGLGYWAGRTRFFSAEATAYLTKFVFYFALSAMLFRFSANLSLAEVWDTRLVVAYLWGTAFVYGIATIVGFLRRLDVPTVAIEAQCAAIGNTGFLGVPMLTLLLGPDAIGPVLLALAVDLVVFSSLIVILITGARDGQFSLRMLRTIGLGLIKNPMIVAIVLGFAWSGMSIPIPAPMNDFLAILGGAATPGALFAIGASLATKSAERLSIAGWLSFCKLVLHPLFVGFAALFVFEVDPFKAGVIISAAALPVAGNVYILAQHYGVAPQRVSAAILVSTALSIVTVSLVVAWVTGT, from the coding sequence ATGCTCGCGATCTTCCTGAAAACCCTACCCTTCTTTGCACTGATCGGGCTGGGCTATTGGGCCGGACGCACGCGCTTCTTCAGTGCCGAAGCCACGGCGTATCTGACGAAATTTGTGTTCTACTTTGCCCTGTCCGCCATGCTGTTTCGGTTTTCCGCAAATCTGTCATTGGCAGAGGTCTGGGATACGCGCCTTGTTGTGGCGTATCTGTGGGGCACCGCATTTGTCTATGGCATCGCGACAATCGTTGGGTTCTTGCGGCGGCTGGACGTTCCGACGGTCGCAATAGAGGCGCAATGTGCAGCCATCGGCAATACCGGATTCCTGGGTGTCCCCATGCTGACCTTATTGCTGGGGCCGGATGCGATTGGCCCGGTTCTGTTGGCGCTTGCTGTCGATCTTGTGGTGTTTTCAAGCCTCATCGTGATCTTGATTACAGGCGCGCGCGACGGTCAGTTCAGTCTGAGAATGTTGCGCACGATCGGCCTCGGACTTATCAAAAACCCGATGATTGTGGCCATCGTCCTAGGATTTGCATGGTCCGGCATGTCGATACCGATCCCGGCCCCAATGAATGATTTTCTGGCAATTCTTGGCGGGGCCGCAACGCCCGGCGCGCTTTTTGCCATTGGGGCGTCTCTGGCCACAAAATCCGCCGAACGGTTGTCCATCGCGGGCTGGCTCAGCTTTTGTAAGCTGGTTCTGCATCCGTTGTTTGTCGGTTTTGCCGCACTTTTCGTGTTCGAGGTTGATCCGTTCAAGGCAGGCGTGATCATTTCGGCTGCTGCCCTGCCTGTTGCCGGCAATGTCTACATCCTCGCTCAGCATTACGGTGTCGCACCACAACGCGTGTCCGCCGCAATTTTGGTGTCCACCGCGCTCAGCATCGTTACAGTCAGCTTAGTTGTTGCCTGGGTGACTGGAACATGA
- the mbfA gene encoding iron exporter MbfA, which yields MGFSRSRKRFKDLTEQEVLALAISSEEDDASIYRGYAERLRGEYPDSSAVFDGMAAEEDTHRQRLINLHQKRFGDVIPLIRREHVSGYYARRPVWLIENLGLDRIRAEATAMEQDAERFYLAAAARTTDADTRKLLGDLAAAEAGHQIAADDLTSRHLDDHTVKDEDARAHRQFILTWVQPGLAGLMDGSVSTLAPIFATAFATQDTWTTFLVGLAASVGAGISMGFTEAASDDGELSGRGSPWKRGFASGIMTTVGGLGHALPYLIPDFWTATTTAFVVVFIELWAIAWIQNKYMDTPFFRAALQVVLGGALVFAAGVLIGSG from the coding sequence ATGGGTTTTTCTCGGAGCCGTAAGCGTTTCAAAGATTTGACAGAGCAAGAAGTGCTGGCTTTGGCGATCTCTTCTGAGGAAGACGACGCAAGCATTTATCGGGGCTACGCCGAAAGACTGCGTGGCGAATATCCTGACAGCTCCGCGGTTTTCGACGGAATGGCAGCCGAAGAAGATACCCATCGGCAGCGCTTGATCAATCTGCACCAAAAACGGTTCGGGGATGTGATCCCATTGATCCGCCGCGAACATGTGTCGGGCTATTATGCGCGGCGTCCGGTTTGGCTGATTGAGAACTTGGGCCTCGACCGCATCCGAGCAGAGGCAACCGCGATGGAACAAGATGCCGAGCGGTTTTATCTTGCCGCCGCAGCTCGGACGACTGACGCCGATACCCGCAAATTGCTGGGGGATCTGGCCGCCGCCGAGGCCGGGCATCAGATCGCCGCCGATGATCTGACGTCCAGACATCTGGACGACCATACGGTCAAGGACGAAGACGCCCGCGCGCATCGGCAATTCATTTTGACATGGGTGCAGCCCGGGCTGGCCGGATTGATGGATGGGTCCGTCTCAACGCTCGCACCGATCTTTGCCACGGCGTTTGCCACACAAGACACCTGGACAACATTCCTCGTTGGCCTGGCCGCATCGGTCGGTGCAGGCATTTCTATGGGATTTACCGAAGCGGCCTCGGACGATGGCGAACTGTCTGGCCGTGGATCGCCTTGGAAACGCGGCTTTGCGTCTGGCATCATGACGACAGTTGGGGGGTTGGGCCACGCCCTTCCCTACCTGATCCCCGACTTCTGGACCGCCACGACGACAGCTTTTGTTGTGGTGTTCATTGAGCTTTGGGCCATCGCGTGGATACAAAACAAATATATGGACACGCCCTTTTTCCGCGCGGCATTGCAGGTGGTGCTGGGTGGCGCACTGGTGTTTGCTGCCGGTGTCCTGATCGGGTCAGGCTAG
- a CDS encoding TetR/AcrR family transcriptional regulator produces the protein MTAIDHHIRKGRKFDQVLAGARTVFMADGFEGASVDEIARVAAVSKATLYSYFPDKRLLFMEVANAECQRQSREAMDSIDMDGPPREVLMQTGLHFLGFITSTFGQQVFRICVAESDRFPELGQRFYNSGPAVMRAEMAKYFGMAQARGELKIDDAILAADQFGELCKADIWPRLIFGVSRSVTHCEMVRVVNGAVETFMARYGA, from the coding sequence ATGACAGCCATAGACCACCATATCCGCAAGGGCCGCAAATTTGATCAGGTGCTTGCCGGCGCGCGGACTGTTTTCATGGCAGATGGGTTTGAGGGTGCAAGCGTAGACGAGATCGCGCGCGTAGCCGCCGTGTCAAAAGCAACCCTCTACAGCTACTTTCCGGATAAAAGGTTGCTGTTCATGGAAGTGGCCAATGCCGAATGCCAACGCCAATCGCGCGAAGCGATGGACAGCATTGATATGGATGGTCCACCTCGTGAAGTGTTGATGCAAACGGGTCTGCATTTTCTGGGGTTCATCACATCGACGTTTGGTCAGCAGGTATTCCGCATCTGCGTGGCTGAATCGGATCGCTTTCCCGAGCTTGGTCAGCGCTTCTACAATTCGGGGCCTGCGGTGATGCGGGCCGAGATGGCAAAGTATTTCGGTATGGCTCAGGCGCGCGGGGAATTGAAAATCGACGATGCCATTTTGGCGGCGGATCAATTTGGCGAGCTTTGCAAGGCAGATATCTGGCCTCGGCTCATTTTCGGGGTCAGCAGGTCGGTGACCCACTGCGAAATGGTGCGGGTGGTCAACGGGGCGGTTGAAACCTTTATGGCAAGGTACGGCGCGTGA
- a CDS encoding I78 family peptidase inhibitor gives MRCMFFSLLILAGCAGVATNNTASKSGSAGPDTCNAAAYVGLIGQEAVTALAVPDPKREYRIGQPVTSDYVANRVNIKLDETDVIVAIDCG, from the coding sequence ATGCGATGTATGTTTTTCAGTCTGCTGATACTGGCGGGATGTGCGGGCGTTGCGACCAACAACACAGCAAGCAAAAGCGGGTCAGCAGGGCCTGATACCTGTAACGCGGCCGCCTATGTGGGGCTTATTGGTCAAGAGGCGGTGACAGCACTGGCCGTGCCAGACCCCAAACGCGAATACCGCATCGGACAACCCGTTACGTCGGATTACGTTGCAAATCGGGTCAACATCAAACTGGACGAGACGGATGTCATTGTCGCCATTGATTGTGGCTAG
- the paaK gene encoding phenylacetate--CoA ligase PaaK — protein sequence MKDLTPHKNTLDPIEIASRDEISVLQLERMKWSLRHAYDNVPFYKTSFDAAGVHPDDLHDLSDLAKFPFTVKTDLRDNYPFGMFAVPREQVARIHASSGTTGQPTVVGYTADDLTNWASVVARSLRAAGMRPGDMLHNAYGYGLFTGGLGIHLGADALGLTTYPISGGMTPRQVRLIDDFKPKGITVTPSYALSILDEFAAQGIDPRASSLEVGIFGAEPWTNAMRLEIEHAFDMHAVDIYGLSEVMGPGVSMECVETKDGLHIWEDHFFPEIVHPETGEPVADGEMGELVFTSLTKQAFPVIRYRTRDLTRLLAGTARSMRRMEKVTGRSDDMIILRGVNVFPTQIEEALMATDGLAPHFQIELSRPGRMDQMRVFCECADGSVSVDMRDAAAKTLSARIKQSVGISVKVEVSDVGGVDRSEGKAVRIVDNRPKT from the coding sequence ATGAAAGATCTGACACCCCACAAGAACACCCTTGATCCAATTGAAATCGCCAGCCGCGACGAAATTTCTGTCCTGCAACTTGAACGCATGAAATGGTCGTTGCGGCACGCGTATGACAATGTGCCGTTCTACAAGACCAGCTTTGATGCGGCGGGTGTGCATCCTGATGATCTGCACGATCTGTCCGATCTGGCCAAGTTTCCTTTTACCGTGAAAACGGACCTGCGGGACAATTATCCTTTTGGGATGTTTGCGGTGCCGCGCGAACAGGTTGCACGCATTCATGCGTCCTCGGGCACCACAGGTCAGCCAACCGTTGTAGGATACACGGCTGATGATCTTACCAATTGGGCAAGCGTCGTTGCCCGGTCTTTGCGCGCGGCGGGCATGCGTCCGGGCGACATGCTGCACAACGCTTATGGGTACGGGCTGTTTACCGGTGGCCTGGGCATTCATTTGGGCGCGGATGCGCTGGGGCTGACAACCTATCCGATCTCGGGTGGGATGACGCCGCGCCAAGTCCGTCTGATCGACGATTTCAAACCAAAGGGCATAACCGTTACACCTTCTTACGCCCTGTCCATCTTGGATGAATTCGCGGCCCAGGGCATTGATCCACGCGCCTCATCGCTTGAGGTTGGGATATTCGGGGCAGAACCCTGGACCAACGCGATGCGGCTGGAAATTGAACACGCGTTCGATATGCATGCGGTTGATATCTACGGGTTAAGCGAGGTGATGGGACCCGGTGTGTCAATGGAATGTGTAGAAACAAAAGACGGCCTGCACATCTGGGAGGACCACTTTTTCCCAGAGATTGTCCACCCCGAAACCGGAGAACCGGTGGCAGATGGTGAAATGGGCGAGTTGGTTTTCACATCCCTGACCAAACAGGCGTTCCCGGTCATCCGTTATCGCACCCGTGATCTGACCCGTTTGCTGGCGGGAACCGCTCGGTCCATGCGCCGAATGGAAAAGGTGACCGGGCGCAGTGATGACATGATCATATTGCGTGGCGTCAACGTGTTCCCCACCCAGATTGAAGAGGCGTTGATGGCAACAGATGGGCTTGCGCCACACTTTCAGATCGAATTGAGCCGTCCGGGCCGCATGGATCAGATGCGGGTCTTCTGCGAATGCGCCGATGGATCGGTTTCGGTGGACATGCGCGATGCCGCCGCCAAGACATTGTCAGCACGTATCAAGCAATCGGTCGGGATCAGTGTGAAGGTCGAGGTTTCCGATGTGGGTGGCGTTGACCGATCCGAGGGCAAAGCCGTCCGGATCGTTGACAACCGTCCCAAGACCTAG
- the paaI gene encoding hydroxyphenylacetyl-CoA thioesterase PaaI — protein sequence MTPETRAKKCADIMFANDAVSMGLGMSIKTIKPGQAVLSMQVRPDMLNGHGICHGGYIFTLADSAFAFACNTYNQVTVAQQNQITYLTPGKLGETLTATAAEVSKSGRSGTYDVTVTGEDGRTVALFRGLSRSVKGQHFPEEG from the coding sequence ATGACCCCTGAAACCCGTGCAAAAAAATGCGCTGATATCATGTTTGCAAATGATGCGGTGTCGATGGGTCTGGGCATGAGCATCAAAACGATCAAGCCGGGCCAAGCGGTGCTGAGCATGCAGGTCAGGCCGGACATGTTGAACGGGCATGGCATCTGCCACGGTGGGTATATCTTTACGCTTGCTGACAGCGCATTTGCGTTTGCCTGCAACACCTACAATCAGGTGACTGTGGCGCAGCAGAACCAGATTACCTATCTGACGCCGGGAAAATTGGGGGAAACGCTGACCGCAACAGCGGCAGAGGTTTCTAAATCTGGCCGCTCCGGCACTTATGATGTCACGGTCACGGGCGAAGATGGACGCACGGTCGCGCTTTTTCGCGGCCTGTCGCGCAGTGTAAAGGGCCAGCATTTTCCAGAAGAGGGCTGA
- a CDS encoding DUF2794 domain-containing protein: MTLHIPPMNGPIDRPPEQVAFHRTELSVILSLYGRMVAAGEWRDYGISCLREVAVFSVFRRTAEIPLYRIEKRPKLKAKQGMYAVVGTGGLVMRRGHDLKSVLRVLERKLIRAVE, from the coding sequence ATGACACTACATATCCCGCCAATGAATGGCCCGATTGACCGCCCACCAGAGCAAGTTGCGTTTCACCGTACTGAGCTTTCAGTCATCTTATCGCTTTATGGGCGCATGGTCGCGGCGGGCGAATGGCGTGACTATGGCATATCTTGTTTGCGTGAGGTTGCCGTTTTCTCGGTTTTCAGGCGGACAGCCGAAATCCCGCTGTATCGGATCGAAAAACGGCCCAAGTTGAAGGCAAAACAAGGGATGTATGCGGTTGTCGGCACCGGTGGTCTGGTCATGCGGCGGGGGCATGACCTTAAATCGGTTTTGCGTGTGTTGGAACGGAAATTGATCCGGGCAGTCGAATAG
- a CDS encoding NlpC/P60 family protein, whose translation MSDQRTTPDPAQITQRDPAQIVLAVSDLCRTPDGPRVRQLIFGDSVVVLNTRDGWCYVQADKDGYCGHIRSSTLGALLRPSHKVTAPATHIYERPDFKSPNLLGLSFGSQLQVTGKTEKFAQIDAGFVPLPHLAEVDTYATDPATVCALFLGTPYLWGGNSREGIDCSGLVQAALLACAIPCPGDSDQQQSIGAAATGPYQRNDLIFWKGHVALVVDADTLIHANAYTMSVTNEPITAAIKRISEQGDGPVTAHRRL comes from the coding sequence ATGAGCGACCAGCGCACCACACCTGATCCTGCTCAGATCACGCAGCGCGATCCAGCGCAGATTGTGTTGGCGGTGTCGGACCTTTGCCGCACGCCCGATGGGCCACGCGTCCGGCAGTTGATCTTCGGTGACAGCGTCGTGGTGCTCAACACTCGTGATGGGTGGTGCTACGTGCAGGCGGACAAAGACGGCTATTGTGGCCACATCAGATCATCCACTTTGGGTGCTTTGCTGCGGCCAAGCCACAAGGTGACTGCGCCCGCCACCCACATTTATGAACGGCCAGATTTTAAGTCACCCAACCTTTTGGGCCTAAGTTTCGGCAGCCAGTTGCAGGTCACGGGCAAGACAGAAAAATTTGCACAGATCGACGCTGGTTTTGTGCCTTTGCCCCATTTGGCAGAGGTTGATACCTATGCCACAGATCCCGCCACCGTCTGCGCACTCTTTCTGGGAACACCCTATCTTTGGGGTGGCAACAGCAGGGAAGGCATTGATTGTTCCGGGCTCGTCCAAGCCGCCCTCTTGGCCTGCGCCATCCCCTGTCCCGGGGATAGTGATCAACAACAAAGTATCGGAGCCGCCGCGACAGGCCCTTATCAGCGGAACGATCTGATATTTTGGAAGGGGCACGTGGCGCTGGTCGTCGATGCGGATACACTCATCCATGCAAATGCGTACACAATGTCCGTCACCAATGAACCGATCACTGCCGCCATCAAAAGGATCAGCGAGCAGGGTGACGGCCCCGTTACGGCGCATCGTCGGTTATGA